The genomic DNA CGCAGCAATCCGTGCAGAGCTGACTAGCGTAGGGATAACGCTCATCATGCCGCCAGCGGCATGACTGGCTGTGACCGTCTTCCAGATTCGGCCCATTCGGCCGACCTCGGTACCGGCGCCGGCGGCAGCAATACGGGTGCCGATCAACTGAGCTTTGATGCTGCCCAAGCGAATGCCAAACAGCGCCATGCCATACCGCAGTACTGCGAAGGGGCCGAGCATGCTTGCCATGGTCAACGCCAAAGTACCGAACACCAGAGCCGCCGCTGCTACGGCGGCGACAACTTTGACCAAGCCCGCGGCCAGCTTCGGATTTTCCCGTGCCCAGGTGCCTACCCTGTTTGCGATTTCACCGGCTGTATTGATCAGGTCTTTCAAGTCGGGGGCAACTGCTGCACCGAATTCAGCCATGGCGTTGGTGAAGCTACCCTCAGCGGCTTCCATGACGTTGGTGAGGGTGCCGAGCTGTTCGTTAACGCGGGTGCGCAGATCCGCCTGGACTCTCAGCTTTTCTTGAATTTCCTGATAGCCGGCCAGCCCCTTGTTCATCATGGTGTTCAAGGTGGTCATTGTTTCAGCGTCGTCGCCAAAGAGCTTACTGATGACGGCTGTACGGTCGGTATCGTTCAGAACCTTCAGCTTTTCGACTTGCGCGTACAGGTTCTCCAGGCCAGCAAAGTTGCCTTTGTCATCCGTGAATTTGAGAGAGACGCCCTTGTTCGCGCCTGCTGCGATGCTGTTGGCTTTATCGACTTTGTCTTGATTCAAACCTGCCTGGAAAATTTTACGAAAAGCGTTACCCGCTGAGCTGCCGTCCATGCTGGCCTGGTCCATCATGATGAGCAGTGGTGCGAGTTCTTTAGCTGCATCAATGCCCGACTTCTTGATGACATCCATGACAGGTGAGATTTTGCTGAAGCCCTGAATCATGTTGCTTGGATCCATACCTGCATAGAAGCCGCGCTGGATGGTGTCCATGAGCCCCATCATGTCTTTTTCAGTGGTCCGCGTGGCGTCCTGCATTTTGGCTGCAAACTCAGCCGCCTGAGTGGCTTCCATCTTCATTTGCACGCCGAGATATGCTGCTGCCTCCCCGGTGCCGCCCAGGATGCTTTGGGCACTGATGCCCTGCCGTCGAAGCATCGTCATCATGTTCTGGAAGTCGGCCGTGGTGCCTGGCAGCCGGTCGCCAAGCTTGGTGGCCAGGTCCGTGATCTTCTGGAAGTCGGCGGAAACCTTGCCGGTGTCGTCCATCATCGACACCTTGAGCTGCGTGGCAGAGTCCTCATTCGGGGCAAAGGCTTTGATTGCCGACACCACGGGCCGGCTGGCGGCGTACCCCACGCCAAGCCCGGCGGCACCAGAAACAGCAACACTGCCGGCTAAACTCTGAGTTTTATCGTAGGTGGCTCGGGCCTTAGCCAGGCTGTCCTGCTTGCGCTTCAACGCATCCAGGTGGTCCATCTGCAATTTCATGGCCTGGGTGGCGGTGTCGATATCGCGCTTGAGCTTCAACTCATGTGCGCCCAGGGCATTGGTGCTGATGCCGGCGTTTTTGAGCTGCACGCCGAGGTTGCCGAGTTTTACTTGCTGCTGGCCGTACTGCTCGCCCAAACGTTTCGACTCGGCGGTGTGTTGCTTGAGCAGAGTGAGCTGGGCTTTGAACGGAGTTTCCAACCGGAGAATTTCGTCACGCAGACTGGAATGGCCGGCGCGACTGGTGCGCAGCTGCGCGGTGCTAAGCGTGTAGCGGTCTGCCAAGGTCTTTTCCTTGGCTGCAAGCTGATCCAGCTGAGTTTTACGCTCGCGCTGAGCAGCCGTCAGTCGGGTGTACTCAGCTTGCTGCTCGCGGGTGAGGGCATTGCCCTTTTGCATCACAGCATTCAGGGCGGCGATCTGGCTGCCTGATTGACGGTGTTCGTCGCCAAGCAAACCCAAAGCGTTACGCGTTCCCGTGAGTTCGCGCTTGAGGTCGGATTGACTGGTTTTGAGAGCGTCAACCTTCTGCCGG from Pseudomonas tolaasii NCPPB 2192 includes the following:
- a CDS encoding phage tail tape measure protein, coding for MANDLRLQVLLSAIDQATGPLKKITGGSQETARALKAARDRLKELNTQQRDVIAWRELQAATKATSEALAANNSKVGELARTTAKVRQQLAPTQALFEQSRQKVDALKTSQSDLKRELTGTRNALGLLGDEHRQSGSQIAALNAVMQKGNALTREQQAEYTRLTAAQRERKTQLDQLAAKEKTLADRYTLSTAQLRTSRAGHSSLRDEILRLETPFKAQLTLLKQHTAESKRLGEQYGQQQVKLGNLGVQLKNAGISTNALGAHELKLKRDIDTATQAMKLQMDHLDALKRKQDSLAKARATYDKTQSLAGSVAVSGAAGLGVGYAASRPVVSAIKAFAPNEDSATQLKVSMMDDTGKVSADFQKITDLATKLGDRLPGTTADFQNMMTMLRRQGISAQSILGGTGEAAAYLGVQMKMEATQAAEFAAKMQDATRTTEKDMMGLMDTIQRGFYAGMDPSNMIQGFSKISPVMDVIKKSGIDAAKELAPLLIMMDQASMDGSSAGNAFRKIFQAGLNQDKVDKANSIAAGANKGVSLKFTDDKGNFAGLENLYAQVEKLKVLNDTDRTAVISKLFGDDAETMTTLNTMMNKGLAGYQEIQEKLRVQADLRTRVNEQLGTLTNVMEAAEGSFTNAMAEFGAAVAPDLKDLINTAGEIANRVGTWARENPKLAAGLVKVVAAVAAAALVFGTLALTMASMLGPFAVLRYGMALFGIRLGSIKAQLIGTRIAAAGAGTEVGRMGRIWKTVTASHAAGGMMSVIPTLVSSARIAAVSVLPMLGGAISAVGAAILATPVGWLIAAVTGLVAIAALIYKYWKPIKGFFLGFWQGLTEALQPVLAGFGKFGGLLISLAKAAYSIPIIGFALRLLGSIVRPLFSMISSGISGVIGWFTDLLKPVEDVGGAAQSMGQRFGAAIGNMLMTLMQSIGSIVTGAVNVWNTIKASFDQGLAGILQLITNFSPLGLFYQAFAGVMNYFGVELPGKFAEFGGMIVNGLVNGLTAGLGAVKGAISSIADSSIGWFKEKLGIHSPSRVFAELGGFTMEGLTKGLEGGQKGPLNALSSMSKQLTAAGTLALSATVMPALAVDDRPPISSAGTSTVYDSHDTYQITIAAAPGMDMQAMEKSLRAMLNKIENEKRARQRSKLSDRD